In one window of Macadamia integrifolia cultivar HAES 741 chromosome 2, SCU_Mint_v3, whole genome shotgun sequence DNA:
- the LOC122090486 gene encoding uncharacterized protein LOC122090486, translated as MAAVEGTNSKIATLPSEISHYILERLLHQQQRGKNGDNGLKKEQFQVVSTELYDRFHMTYDWGQCRNHYRIWKARLKSLVDLQKNSGMGWNDHEKRFDAPQHMWNEFKKKEQRFWKEHRVLPIHLQLVEWLRNEIATGVGSSHPSDAVNED; from the exons ATGGCCGCAGTTGAGGGTACTAACTCAAAAATTGCTACATTGCCTTCTGAGATATCTCACTACATTTTGGAGCGTCTTCTACACCAACAACAAAGGGGAAAGAATGGAGATAACGGGTTGAAAAAAGAACAATTTCAAGTAGTCTCAACTGAATTATATGATAGATTTCATATGACATATGACTGGGGACAGTGCCGCAATCACTACAGGATATGGAAAGCAAGGCTTAAGTCGCTTGTTGACTTGCAAAAAAATAGTGGAATGGGTTGGAATGACCATGAGAAGCGGTTTGATGCACCACAACACATGTGGAATGAATTCAAG aaaaaagagcAAAGATTTTGGAAAGAGCATAGAGTGCTTCCTATTCACCTACAACTTGTTGAATGGCTGCGTAATGAAATTGCCACCGGGGTTGGATCTTCACACCCATCCGATGCAGTCAATGAGGACTAG
- the LOC122065097 gene encoding uncharacterized protein LOC122065097, whose amino-acid sequence MEVVVVGGNGLRGNAYLRKNSDDEYDEYYQRREKVIIFTATAVVIAVEQYKKVFLCKQLYRNETRRGSVETQRIIGHTDKTCRNMIRMSRKAFFNLCQVMRDKGLLYDTNNVQVEEQVVIVLYAIGHNVKNRVLLHLFGHSAYNSRILDDAIHREGEAKLPVPRGKFYLVDAGFANQKGFLRPYHNVRYHLKEWRNSNVSPADKKELFNLRHSRLRNIIERAFGLLKSRFKILKSQPEYSFKTQARIVQACVMIQNHILTQNSVQEEEEWLEQENAVTSENTNEEVEDNDENSDKDSDVDDEDDNFDQDQFREEMADYMWNDWMARDDSNEEMHVSSYESQ is encoded by the exons ATGGAAGTTGTAGTTGTTGGTGGTAATGGACTTAGAGGGAATGCTT ATTTACGtaaaaatagtgatgatgaatatGATGAGTATTATCAGAGGCGCGAGAAAGTAATAATATTTACGGCTACTGCAGTTGTTATAGCAGTGGAACAGTATAAGAAAGTGTTTCTATGTAAACAACTTTATCGTAATGAGACTCGACGTGGCTCCGTTGAGACACAACGAATCATTGGACATACTGACAAGACATGTCGAAACATGATAAGAATGAGTCGAAAGGCGTTCTTTAACCTATGTCAGGTGATGCGTGACAAGGGTCTTTTGTATGATACAAATAACGTTCAAGTGGAGGAACAAGTGGTTATTGTTTTATATGCAATCGGTCACAATGTTAAGAACCGTGTCCTCTTACATTTGTTTGGGCATTCAG CATATAATTCACGAATATTAGATGATGCCATTCACAGAGAAGGTGAGGCAAAACTACCAGTTCCTAGAGGTAAATTCTATCTTGTAGATGCAGGGTTTGCAAACCAGAAGGGGTTCTTAAGACCCTACCATAACGTTCGATATCACTTGAAAGAGTGGAGAAATTCGAATGTTTCACCTGCCGACAAGAAAGAATTGTTTAACTTGCGTCATTCAAGATTAcgtaacataattgagcgagcTTTCGGATTGttgaagtcaagattcaagattttGAAAAGCCAACCAGAGTATTCTTTCAAGACTCAGGCTAGGATTGTACAAGCTTGTGTTATGATACAGAATCATATCCTTACCCAAAATAGTgttcaagaagaagaggaatggcTTGAACAGGAGAATGCAGTTACAAGTGAGAATACtaatgaagaagtagaagacaATGATGAAAATAGTGATAAGGATTCTGAcgttgatgatgaagatgataacTTTGATCAAGATCAATTCCGAGAGGAGATGGctgattatatgtggaatgaTTGGATGGCAAGAGATGATTCAAATGAAGAAATGCATGTTTCTTCATATGAATCACAATAA